From Candidatus Afararchaeum irisae, a single genomic window includes:
- a CDS encoding PIN domain-containing protein, whose translation MKLVIDANVVISALIADSKTRELIVTLEPDLLTPEFVHDEVENYEDMIAVKSGMEPDRVEQFMDLLFRYIETTPADEFYQSIETAKEAIGDTDPDDVLYLACAIERNAAIWSDDSDFDRQDLVDTYSTSDVINSFDTV comes from the coding sequence ATGAAGCTGGTTATCGACGCCAATGTTGTTATCTCTGCACTTATCGCCGATTCAAAGACACGTGAACTCATCGTCACACTCGAACCCGATCTCCTGACACCTGAGTTTGTCCACGACGAAGTCGAGAATTACGAAGACATGATTGCAGTGAAGTCGGGCATGGAACCGGATCGAGTAGAACAGTTCATGGATCTCCTGTTCCGGTACATCGAGACGACTCCTGCTGACGAATTCTATCAGTCGATTGAGACAGCGAAAGAAGCAATCGGAGATACCGACCCGGACGATGTGCTCTACTTAGCCTGCGCGATCGAAAGAAATGCTGCTATCTGGAGCGATGACTCTGACTTCGACAGACAGGACTTAGTCGACACTTACTCGACGAGCGACGTAATCAACTCGTTTGATACAGTCTAA
- a CDS encoding metallophosphoesterase family protein, producing the protein MRVGIISDVHGNAPALESVLRDMEVDCDCVIHAGDVVGYNPYPTEVIDVFRERGVESIKGNHDRAVAGGSSFGFHSVAGRAVDWTRDRLSDDDLEYIESLPVEKDIENDGVSIHIAHGAPDAPDRYTRPHEFSPRLIGDEDVLVLGHTHVQHSETFDEGTIVNPGSVGQPRDGDPRAAYAVLDTEEFEVDLRRVEYPIEEVDERIEDVGLPQELGDRLYEGR; encoded by the coding sequence ATGAGAGTAGGCATCATAAGCGACGTCCACGGTAACGCTCCCGCACTCGAATCGGTGCTCCGAGACATGGAAGTCGACTGTGACTGTGTGATACACGCAGGAGACGTAGTCGGATACAACCCCTACCCGACTGAGGTGATCGACGTCTTCAGGGAGAGAGGGGTGGAGTCGATAAAGGGCAACCACGACCGCGCCGTAGCCGGTGGGTCGTCTTTCGGCTTCCACTCAGTAGCGGGACGTGCAGTCGACTGGACACGCGACAGACTCTCCGACGACGACCTCGAGTACATCGAGTCACTTCCCGTCGAGAAAGACATCGAGAACGACGGTGTTAGTATACATATCGCACACGGTGCCCCCGACGCCCCTGACAGGTACACGAGACCCCACGAGTTCTCGCCCAGACTGATAGGGGACGAGGACGTTCTCGTACTCGGACACACACACGTACAGCACTCAGAGACCTTCGACGAAGGTACCATAGTCAACCCGGGGAGCGTGGGACAGCCACGTGACGGAGACCCGCGGGCGGCGTACGCCGTACTCGACACCGAGGAGTTCGAGGTCGATCTGAGACGTGTCGAGTATCCGATAGAAGAGGTCGACGAGAGGATAGAAGACGTGGGTCTGCCTCAGGAACTAGGAGACCGCCTCTACGAGGGGCGGTGA